gtattttatttccaatttcaaTGGAAAATACGAGTCCAACATTGTCACAAATTTTGCACTCTTTAGTGAGATGACATCCTCTACATAGTGGAAAGTGAAGTTTCAAGATAATGATAGCTTCTCTGCAGTTGTCATCAGAAGCTCTTGCATAAAGTCATTCTCGTTTGAAAAATGAACTAGTCATTCAAGCTATTCAGGAAGTCTAGTTGTAACTAGAATCTTTGCGTATAAAtggatattttttcttcaaaattattctTATCTTTtgaattaatacatgtaaacaatgAACAACGCAATTCAAGCAATCAGGAAATCAAGTTTTATAATGTGTTTACTAGGTTTTTTTAacttctttgaaaattaaattttcatcaatttatttttatttattttggtctaaatttttaattcacataaaattaataaaaaggttTTTCACTACATCAATATCTATAATGAAGCTACAAATCAAACAATTAGAAAAgtcaaaataagtttatttcaGACTAGTAGTTACAATGCAGATTGCAATTTTTTAGTTTCACCCCCTGTATTTCAAGCAATAAGATGATTCGCGCACATATTTGTTTACTCTAATTTTTTCAGATTCTTaagaatttgtttattaaatattatattgacCACATACAATGTTTAGATAGGAAGAAATTCTTAAAAGCAATGTTTTCGCAGATGGCGGAATTTTGGGCAACTGTATGAGTTGTTATGATTTGCTGTTTGATTAGAAGTAAGCATACTTTTAGGAAATTTTATGATGTCAAAAACTTCTTTGATAGTCATTACAGGGTATTACTTAGTTTAAAGTGATTAGCAGTTGCaccaaaaagaaaaatttgggttttcacacattttgtttacttttcctCGAATTTCAGGAAACATGTGCTCTGTCAAAAACACGCtttgaatattaaaacatgCATTTGAATAATGACTGTTAGTCACTCtactaaaagtttaaattgcTTGCATATGTGAATTAAGTATATAAAAGTCATATAATGCAATCAGGCTGAAATCTTTGAAAATATGCACTTATTCGTCCTTGGCCTTTGATCTCGATTTGACGGAAATTGCACTGTACGAATTTTGTACGACCGGGCAAAACAGATAGTACAGATGTGtagctttaaaatgatatataatttagtcgtgtgttaggtaggtgcattaaaaatttaattttatggtttAAGTCACTCGcctaaaatgtgaagagtcaaaaatagttaaaatcaaaataaattattgccattcattatatattatttttattaacaataacaacgtacacagaAGTTGGCGTATGAAAatacaacgtcagagtgggcgtgtcgccataaaatttgacaacattgaaaataaaactaataattctaaccaatcagaagacagtaaatacaccaaatttatttatataagtgtGGATTTTTGTGACGACAGTCCAGGAAGAGTCTGGGTCTACTCAATTTGTTGAAGGCTACCGTATGAGTGTTAACGACATACGGTATAGTACTTACTTCTTTAATACAACATTTTTCAATAGGTTTAAATTTCTGATGAAACAAAATCTTTGTTGTCTAATGaagatttgttgtttttaatatgtACACGGTCAGGTTCTGTTCTAAACAGTAATTTGTAACCGTTCTCGATTATGCCGAGAATGTATTGATTATCAGTTATTTCCATTTATCTAACCTGATCTACTTACAGTTGTGCCAGGTAAGTATAAAACATTATCAGATGACAACTGTTCAGTcgttacattcttgttttgtgtGTCGTATTTGCTCGTTATTGAGACAGAAGGCAcactagtacatgtatatttaaaactaaCACTATTTATCTTTGCTTCAGAAGATAACAAATCGTTATTTAAAGGTAATAATTTGATGTACTTATCTTTGACTTCTTACTTTGTAAACAATTGTCACTCAAATGGCCTCTGTTTCCTCAAGTGAAACATCTACCAGGCTTGTAGTTTGAGTTCTTGTCTTCAGAGCTCCTGTCTTTGTTATATGAAAATGGTCTTGGACGCTTTTTCGCCTTTTCCGCTTTGGATTTTCTTTCAGCTCTAGATTAGGCTCTATTCATACGTTTCTCGTCCTCAGAATCGTCTGCTATGGGATTTGTAATGTGTTCCTGCACAACACGCCTTCCTAactcggtagaatccgctaaCTTAATAAGCTTCTGGCGCTCTTAAATTAAGTCTATACCTTCCGATATCTTGTCCACTGCCGCGGCTACTTTGGCGATACTGACATCAGGAGTATCCAGCAAGAGACGGGCCTCCGTTAACTTGGAAATTACTTTCACACTGTGTCGAAACTCATTTTCATTGCCTTTTCTTTGAAACTTATAATTGTCCGACTCAAATTTGCTGATCTGTGCGTTGGAAATATCAAACTGAGACTGTTGAATGTTGAATTGTAAACGATACAATCTTGAGTCCATCAGTGCGCTCATATTGTTCAATATGTCCTGTTGAGAACTAGCGATGACACATTTTAACCTCGTTTGAAATGGTTTCCCGAATCGGAGAATCTAACCCGGTGTCCATATCCTGACACTACGACTGTTGGGTAGAAAGTGAAgactttcaaaataataagaaaatgcatACGCATCGTTAATACAAATGTTTCCTGCTATTCGTTGAAACGCgggaaaatgtaatttttaacaATGCAAAAGAAAATTGTCGCAAtgcatttatttatgtttataacatgtataatactaCTTGAATATCTAGTTATAacatcattttcatatttattttggaaaatttttgGAAGTCCTGGGGGACAAGTTTCAAACGGTACCAACTTTAgatcataaatatgtttttaccCATAGTGTATGAAACATTTTGggacattttctattttaaaatgtgtaatgTGAGAGCCTTTAACAAAACATGCTGGTCCAATATCTTTTCTTTGTGAATTGCCTGTAAAGGTCAGcataatgttataaaactggTCACCATAAAAATAATCAAGAAAGTTTGTAAAAGCTTGCTGAACTTCTTCATTTACTCTGTGTAAGGGTTGATAATGTGATATTCTATTATTTCTCAATATGGTTTTGACGGAAAATCTGTTATTTTCCAGTTTTACAGCTTGCACTGGAAATTtatcccaatttttttttagtctttgtttatatttaacatcACTGTTTTGGTCTATTGCAGTTACATTTTGTGGTTCATTTGAAGATTCAaaaaatttatgtttgtttCCTAGTAAtagttttttctctttttaccAGTATGCGTTCTGTTTTCATGAAATTCTCTTCTCATATTCTCTGGGATTTTATCTTGGTGTACCCATTCagtttttgacatgttttaaattttcattttgtagcATAGTTTCTTGTTTACCCATGCCGATGATATAAACTTTTCAACATCATCAGGTGTAATTTGTATTTCTGTTGTAGCTTGTTGAGcagttttgtttgtattttgtttgttttctcttgaaTTGTCAGGAGGCACTGCTTTATTTTGCTTTGAAAGTTTTGATTgacaatgtttgtttttattatttctggATGCATTTTTGGGTTGAGAATTAGATTTTGTGTCTTGATTTTCATGGCCTTCATTCTGAACTTGTTTATTTTCACCTTCATCATCCTCATCTTCTTCAAATGGATCATCAGTGTCATCTAGGAGGTAGTCAGGGCGGTCTGTTTTACTGTTAAATACTTTCAGACGACTTGCATTAACTAATTTCTTTGAGATTTTGTTATTGCTGTCCCTTCTTAGTTTAAAAACATTACAGTCTTGGGATCCAAGATCTGTTATTGTAAATGGGCCTGTCCACCtaacttttaattttggactTTGAGTCCTTTCTTAACCTTTTTACAAAATAGCATTACTTTATCACCAGGTAAATATGTGGGTTTTACTGCTCTTCTGTCATgctgtgttttgtattttgcttgtgctcttgttttgttttctgcAGCAACATCCCTTGTCAATAGGAGGtcattaataaatttattgagGTATTCTCTATGATTTTTAGACATTGTTGACTTTGGAATTAAGGCAACATCAATAGGTGCTCTTATTTCTTGTCCACAGAGAAGGTGGAAAGGTGAGTACTGATTAGACTGAGTAGCTGGTGTCATTCTATAAGCCATCATTATAGGTGCTATATAGTTTGGCCAATTAGTCTGTTTTTCTAGTTGAGCTCTCAATGATTGGACAATGAATGAGTACATCTGTTCACATGCTGCATTTGTTTGTGGATGATATGCACTTGTATAGTGGCGTTTGATTTGGAGAAGCTCACATAAAGCTTCAACAAGCTTGGAAAGAAAATTGGCTCCTTGATCAGATACAATACAGCGTGGTGCACCAAAAAGGGCAATTATCTCTCTAAACAGGATGTTGGCTACTtctgttgctttttttttgttctcaTGGGAAAAGCTTCACACCATTTAGATCCTATATCAACTACCAACAGCAAATAGCGATATTTTTCTGGAGTCTCTGGCAGTTCTAAAATATCCATATGCCATCTGGAAAATACTTGGATTAAGCGGTACTGGATGGCTGTGTGTGTCTCTTTTAGATCTTTGAGAGATTTCACATGTCTTAATGCATGTCTTTATATCAGTGTACATATTTGGCTTGTAATTTCGTTGACGCACAGCTTCATATGTCCTTTCTTCTCCTTGGTGACATCCAACAACATTGTCATGGAAAGCTTCTAGTAACTCCTTCCGTAGGGTTCTTGGTAAGGCTTACTGCTTGACCATGTTTTGTCCTTTTGGTAAGCTTCTCGATCTTGcattacaaaatgataaattatgcCATTATCAATTTCGTAACGGAAAGCTTTCGCATCCAGTCGTCTAGCTTTCTGTCTTTCCTCAGGTACTTGGCCATCTAATTTGTAATTAAAGCTTTCAACAAAATCTGGGAAATGTCTCTGAAGGTGCCGCAATGTTTTAAGTTTCTTAAACTGTTCTGGGTCAATGTTTTCTAATGTTTCATCATCCTCATTACCAGTATCTGTTATTGTAAGAATGTTTGGTTGCTGTTCGTCATCTCCTATGTAATCAAATGTTCTGAGTTCGTACTTCTTATTGCTCATGATCATAGCTGTAACTGTTTGTTCAATTTCAGACTGCAGAAAATTTTCTGGGCCTATCTTTTCATACTATTTTCTTGACAGGGCATCTGCTTATTTTTCTTCTCAGGTCTATGCATTATTTCAAAGTCATATCCATGAAGTTCAAGTGCCCATCTACCCAGTCTtccttgtatattttttattgcatcTATCCAGCGAACAGTTATATTATctgtataaaatgtaaatttgtgtGTGGCcaaatattgattaaaatgtttaattccCTCTTTAAGTGCTAACCCTTCTTTTTCATTGATGTGccatttttgttcatttttattcagAGATATACCACCATAAGCTACGACAtgttcattttttgtgtttGGATATAATTGTTCAAGGACATAGCCAATTGCATAATCTGAAGCATCCACTGACAAACCAAATGGTTTCTCAAAGTCCGGAAACACTAAGATTGGAGCTGAGTCAAGGCTGTGCTTCAATGTTTCAAAAGCTCCTTGACAATCTTGTGTCCAgatgtatttcttatttttctgaCTTAATTGTGTAAGTGGAGTTACAATTTTTTAGTAATTGTGCCCAGATTTCCTGTAATAATTGCATCATCCTAAGAAACTGCGTagttgtttgatatttttaggTATTGGGTATGTTTGCACAGCAGATGTTTTTTTCAGGGTTTACTGTAATACCATTTTTGGACACAATTGGACCTAAATAGTGTACTTCTTCTTTTGCAAAATGACATTTTGTTggattaaggtggtatgggtgtcttcctccatcttggattgtaaaaaacagagaaccaaaggtccaaattttctatcaagtttgcaaaatttgatgcaggaattcaaatatttaatgtgaattttcatttaaaaaaaaacaatttatgagaATATAACTTagatatattaatatttttgcaaatgttgattatttttagttgtttttattttttttcaatttcgcattttaaggggaggtaactctaaaacagtgcattttctgaaggattctacatggaattttcctattttgtattttagccggaaaaaatgTACGgttgaccctatcttttcttttgatattctcaaagcattgtctgaaagctatcttttccttaaatattaaacaattctatcattttgtttagtttctaaatcacaaaatggtgttttttcctgtataatccatacaaaatttgtcattttgtcacgtcctgtagcttgaaaaaatgcacggtgacctataatttttgttatatttttcaagatatatcaatagatactacgttttggcaaagtaagaTTTGCTTGTTCTAATTTGTCAAAAACTAactgtaaatgttttaaatgatcttcaaaattttcactaaaaatgaaaatgtcgTCTTTGTATACTAACGCAAATTTCCAGTTCgattaatttaaaacttttgtcaTGAGCATTTGAAAAGCCATTGGTGCATTTGTTAACCCGAAACGAATTCTTTAGAATTTATGAATACCTTGGTGTGTTACAAATGCagatttgtgttttgtttctgGATCTAAGGGTGTCTGCAAAAATCAACTCATGAGATCCAGTACTGAATATATTACAGCTTTTGAATTTAGCAACTGTGCCGAAAACATTATCTATCCTAGGAATACTAAATTTTGTTCATAATGTGCATTTATTGAGCCTACGATAGTCTACCGCGAACCTATACTCTTGTTTTGCATTCATATCACTTTTCTTTTTGCGAACTAAGACAATTGGGGACGACCATATAGAGTTTGATTCCtctaaaatgtcattttttaacattatatcaATATGTTATTTCTGTTTCTTGcctcatttgatgtgtttgcctGTAGGGCATTGATTGTACAGGTGGTGCATTACCTGTATCAAATATGTGATGGTGGTAACTAGTTTTGCCTAACTCTGTAATGTCCTTAGCAAAAACGTTTCTATTCCTTGTTAAAAGTTCATTTAACTGTTTCCTTTGATTTGCATTtaagttttcattcatttttattccCAACTCTTTTTCAACCTTCTGATATTTATTAGCtttaatagatttatttattgaattattatcATTTAAGGCAAAAATACCATTTTTGTCTACTTCAAAAGCTTTGGCTACTTTCTTATTCCTATATAATGTTATGTTTAATCCAGTAGGAATTTGAACTCTGTACAAAGCCTTTCCATTTTGTACATTTACTAACACTTTTGAACCAACcaaatttttaatatcatttgaaaaGTTTGGTTCAAGAATTACTGTACTGTCATTGCGATGCCTTACAGAAAGCGTAACaagtatataatattttcacAGTGAGGGGAATAACCCCTTCTGCTATAGTTTTAACATGTGCATAATATTCATTCATAGTCtctatattatttatagttaCATTCAACAGATTTTCTTGAATTGCTAaggtattattttcaaaattaatgtgAGCTTTATTAGCTTTAAGAAAATCTATTcctaaaattatattaaaggtCAAATTATCAAGCACGGTTAATTCTTGAAACTAAATTAAATCATCCATATATAATTCAACATTTACTTCTCCTAAAATTGGATAGCTGATACATCAAGCAGTAAAAATTccaaattgtttacttttttgtattttgatgttttccaaacatttttgtaaacattttaatgatataCAAGAAATTGAAGCACCTCTATCAACTAACGAATCAACTGTTCTAATTgcaaatgtataatatttttagaAAGGGGGGCTATTAGAGCTAAGGAGGGGTCAGGATAAACTGAATTAGACATGTTGAGTCTTTTTAGAGGGAAAATCCTATTAAAAGATCTTGACTtctttaattacaaaataaagtaaaattcaaAGATTTGGTGTTATATaagatcataaaaaaagttgacTCACCTCTGCACACTCAGGAAAATCCACTGCTTCCTAAATGGAGATATGCTGACTCTTGTCTTCAGGTCAGTTGAGGTTCGCATCCTACGTGTATCCCTCCTTAGTACCGGGAAGCTGGGTCACTCCGCCACGTATAACCAAGGCCAGTACAATGCTCGTTTCTAACCTGGTTATTTATCTTGCTAGGTTGCGGGAACTAGCTGGTAGCTTTGATATGAATACATGTTAACGTAACACAGATTCAAAGTtcaatatataatgtttattaatCTGCATTTAATATAGTTATCAATCACAATTATCACAATAATTACATAAGTTCATAAGACATAATAAAACAGCATGTCTAATATCAATCCAAGTCTATAACACCAGTGTCCAATACGTGACTATAAAGCAAGTATCCCAAACTACATGGTcaacttatatatattgtttttcgttatttaaTTTACATAACATTAATACTCATttatctaacatgtctaatttACATAATAATGCTTATTAATCTATTTCCCAAATATGCAGTCTTTGTGACATAACCTAAATCATCTTAAAAAGTAAGAAATCccttttgtatatataacactCCTTTGATCCTTATGGcagtcatggctaaaaatagtacattcaTGTgggttaaatgcattttttggtttatatctCTGAAATGGAAGCAAATCAGGCTGGTGGCAAAAATGTCATCAGATTTGGAaatatctgctctgaaattttcagacaaatgcGACAACcagttattgggttgctgcccctgagttagtaattttatggacatttttGCTATTATCTTAGATATTATCATAGTATCTTATTctataaattatgattttaaccTTACTTTACATGATCGTCATGTATCAGATAATACAGGTGAGCGACCCAGgatcttaagagcctctagttcgcTAAAGCCTTGTAGCCTCAAAGTAAAAACTGTATTATTTAGAAAGTCTGATTATTGAcaataaatattgcaaaaagtaaaatcacagaaatactgaactcagaggaaaatcaattaggaaagtccataatacatggcaaaatcaaacaacaaaacgcatcaaaaacgaatggacaagaactgtcatattcctgacttggtacaggcattttcaaatgtagaaaatggtggattaaacctggttctatagcgctaaccttctcactttaataacagtctcatcagaTTCCGTTATATtaacatgatgcgttaaataaacagtcacaattaataaaatagtcaaaatatgggtacatcagtcatcatcgtataacaattttaaaaggggacaatttaacagaacacaaaaacatcttctatctacgaacatattaattgatttgagtgtctgacgtcggAAAATGTTTAtgcgtcacataaatttgtcgttcaatgtgcatacacacagttttaaaatttacataggcaatgtaagcatacagggttaaaaagtcaaaagtatgtaagaataaattacagaaatagaccattattcaaactagtccaaaagttataggtagaatatatgagaatccaaaatttgttttaataccactgcgcgattgaatgattttgacgtttgtggttcaacgaatatagtaattcataatagaaatatatcaaatgctagaatgtttaattaaaaaaggaaaagactGTAGGTTGATGTAAATAAACTTCTCACAGGTAGCAGGATAACCATGTTTAACGCCATACCCCCGTTTTGTATCGTTTTCTAGAACCAGAAACTGTAAAAAGTCAATTTAAAAACGAAGTGGAGGAGCATTGGGGATCCACATTCTGATCGGTTATCTACTCACACGAAGATCTGTGATATTTCGTAAAATCCATTGTTTTGACAAGCCGATTCATTTACACGATGTAGGTTTGGCATTATGGATAACTCAATTGAAACGTGAAAATACTTTATACATAAACTTCGATTTCACGGGTGACATTTACAAGaacttaaatttaatgatggtgatttaataattgaaatgttaggctaagaataaaacaaaagctatatcatgtatatgccAATGCATTTTTCAAGTAATCACAATGCTATGTAATCTTAATGATATTTTAACTTATTGCCAATTTTGTAATACTAAGTAGTTAATCTGCACCCCTACCTAAAAAAATGCAGGAAGTTACTCAAAACGTGCAAATATTCGTCCTCTGTTTTTGTTAGTAACCATGTAGtcaattatttgatttgtacgatatacaaaaaaaacacatttagaaAATAAGCATTAAAAGCTGAGATTAAAATTGATTATGATTTTCGGAAAAAATTGTCTAAAATAGACTTTTTCTCTATCTGAATGATAGCACCTTTTTCGTCCGGGTTAACGTTCGCACCTGCATTCAACAACAAACGAACGATGTCTTCTCTCCCGCCTTTACGTGTACTTTGAACCATTGCAAAGCTATCTGCAACTCCTTTAACGCTCAAATTTGAATCTGCGTTAAACGTTTCTTCACTTCCACTATTAAAAGCAATAAGAAGTGGTGTAACGCCATTCTTATTATACTTATTCACATAGGCACCCGCAGCTAACAAACACTTAACAATATTGTGGTCTCCATTTTTACAGGCTATGTGAAGTGCTGTTGTCCCTTCATTATCCCCCATATTCACATTTGCAAATGAATCTAACAGCAACTTAACAATTGCTTTATTACCGTCTTCGCAAGCCAAGTGAAGTGGTGTAATTCCATTCCTATCTCCCGTATTGACACTTACACCATATTTTATCAACAAAGTTACAATTTGTTCTCTCCCGCCTTTACAAGCCACATGCAGCGGCGTTATCCCATCTTCATCGGCTTCATTCATATTAACACACTCATCTTAACAAATCTTGTACAGCTGCATCATTTCCATCTTTACAAGCCATATAAAGCGATGACCTCTCATTAGAATCGATTGAAGTCACACTTTCATTTGCTTGAAACACCAACGAAACAATCTTCTTTCTTCCGgtcttttgaattatttccaGTGGTGTCGACCCATCCCTATAACCCATATTCAAATCAACACCTGCATTTAACAACAATTTAAGAATGTGTTCTCTGTCGCCTTTACAAGCCATGTGAAGTGGTGTCATTCCATCGTTTGTATCCTGATTTACATTAGCACCCGCGTTTAACAACATTTTCACGGTTTCTTCGTGTCCTTCTTTGCAGGTTATATAGAGTGGCGTTTCACCATTCTGATTTGCCATGTTTACAGAAGCACCATGTCTCGTAAGTTCAGTTGCAACAATATGATAACCTTGAAGACAAGCTATCAGCAAAGGAGTGTGatgatttttattatgttcATTTATCAACGCTCCGTATTTAATAAGTAGCAGAACAATATCCATATTGTTATTCTTACATGCTACATGCAATGGTGtcatcatatatttatttttacagttgACATCTGCTTCATTATCCAATAACAACTTAACAGTCTTTATGTGATTGTATTTGCATGCTGCTAAAATCGGCGTATTTCCAAATAAATTTGGATCATTTGCTTTTGCTTCCTTTTCCAACAAAAGCTTTGCTACATTAAGATAACCATTACTGCATGCTATATACAACGGGGTGCAATCGTTGTGAATCTTGATATCAACTAATGCATGGTGTTCAATCAACATTCTGGCAATTTCCAAGGATCCGTGTTGACAAGCACAGTGAAGCGGAAATCTCATCTCATCTGTGTGACTGTTAGTGTTTGCATTTTTCTCCAAAAGGATTTTGACAATCTTAATATTCTTTTCATTTACAGCCAAATACAACGGAGTTTGACCTCTATCATCAGATATATTAACAGATGGTTTGTATTGCAACAACAAGTCGACAATTTCTACATGTCCTTGCTTACACGCTAAATGAAGAGGTGTATTGCCATGCGTATCCCTTTCATTTAGATTTGCGTTATTTCTTAAAATGAGGTCAactatttgtaaataattgttttcGCAAGAAACATGTAGTGCAGATTTTAAATCGGTTTTTTTCTGACTAACAGTTGCATGTCGTGACAAGAGAAGATCTACAATATCAATTGAGTTTGAAGAGCATGCAATATCGAGTGCTGTTTTGCCATCATTGTCAGATGTGTTAATGTTTATGCTATTGTCCAATAACAACTTTGcaacatttaaatgttctttaacGCATGCTTTATGTAAAGCTGTTTGGCCTAAATCATCTTGTTCATTGGCAAATgttttgaagataaaaaaatgtggtttgTTTTTCCCCAGGAAAAATTCAACATAATCCTCATACCCTTCTTCAGACACAACATGAAGAACTGTAGTTCCATAAGAGCCTTTTTTCAAATGGccattttttaaatgtgattCCATGTATTGAATATGTAATTTTCTGAACTCAGGTAACACATGATGGTTACCTTTAAATGCATAATGTAACCCTGATTTCAAGTCCAATAACATTCTTTCGAAGTAAGGATCCCATGACGATTTCGGTATCAATATTGCAAGCTTcgagttgtttttattttttatttctaactgCATTCTTTCGGTTATAAATGACGTAGTTCCATATTGAAGAATACTGTTTATTATATTAGGACCAATGCAAAATGCCAAAACATTAAACAAGTTCACATGTAGGCACTCAAAAGAAGAATCGTTTTCTGATATATATGAATCAGTCAATGCAGTTAAACACAAACGTACTAATTGTTTTTTTGGCTTGGTATCGAAACCTATCTCTTTCGACACAAACTTTAGCATGTTATCATGTGTGTGGTTATCTTGCTCAAAACTATCCTTTTTCACACTGTTGTCACAAACAATCAAAACAGCCAATGCCAagtaaaaatgatttattgGATCTTGCAAAGTTTCAATTTCAGTCTTAATGTATTCAACAGGATTTGTGAAATATTCAACAACATTTGACTGCTCATTAGAGAATTTTGCACAAAGCGCGGGAAAGAAATTGTAGAACAAAACGACATTTTCTTTCAGGTGATCAAAAGTATCTTCCCTCAAATAACACATTCCTATATTTTCTATTTCCTTTGATGTCAATGTTAATTCTTGTGAGATAAGATTTAGGGAACAATCTTTAACAtgcatatgttttaaatttactgATCGGTAAATGTGTAATCGCGACGTCATTAGAAGTCTTAAATTTCTATTTCCTGTCAGTAAATGTTGAACAAATTTACCCTGACGCTTCCACCACATCGTATCATATTCACTAACGGAATACTTCCCAAAAGCATCATCTATAAGAAAAAGCTGTTTTGTGTCCTTCGAAGCATACCTTAATATATTATCGGGATCAGATATGATCATGACATCGAATCCTTGTGTTCTTTCAAGTTTTAATGCAGTATGAAA
This Mytilus trossulus isolate FHL-02 chromosome 14, PNRI_Mtr1.1.1.hap1, whole genome shotgun sequence DNA region includes the following protein-coding sequences:
- the LOC134697500 gene encoding integrin-linked protein kinase-like — translated: MNEADEDGITPLHVACKGGREQIVTLLIKYGVSVNTGDRNGITPLHLACEDGNKAIVKLLLDSFANVNMGDNEGTTALHIACKNGDHNIVKCLLAAGAYVNKYNKNGVTPLLIAFNSGSEETFNADSNLSVKGVADSFAMVQSTRKGGREDIVRLLLNAGANVNPDEKGAIIQIEKKSILDNFFRKS
- the LOC134697501 gene encoding ankyrin-1-like: MLLDLKSGLHYAFKGNHHVLPEFRKLHIQYMESHLKNGHLKKGSYGTTVLHVVSEEGYEDYVEFFLGKNKPHFFIFKTFANEQDDLGQTALHKACVKEHLNVAKLLLDNSININTSDNDGKTALDIACSSNSIDIVDLLLSRHATVSQKKTDLKSALHVSCENNYLQIVDLILRNNANLNERDTHGNTPLHLACKQGHVEIVDLLLQYKPSVNISDDRGQTPLYLAVNEKNIKIVKILLEKNANTNSHTDEMRFPLHCACQHGSLEIARMLIEHHALVDIKIHNDCTPLYIACSNGYLNVAKLLLEKEAKANDPNLFGNTPILAACKYNHIKTVKLLLDNEADVNCKNKYMMTPLHVACKNNNMDIVLLLIKYGALINEHNKNHHTPLLIACLQGYHIVATELTRHGASVNMANQNGETPLYITCKEGHEETVKMLLNAGANVNQDTNDGMTPLHMACKGDREHILKLLLNAGVDLNMGYRDGSTPLEIIQKTGRKKIVSLVFQANESVTSIDSNERSSLYMACKDGNDAAVQDLLR